In Coffea arabica cultivar ET-39 chromosome 9e, Coffea Arabica ET-39 HiFi, whole genome shotgun sequence, the genomic window tggtgtgaggttcattgtaagcttttcatttgtgagtgaatacttcatgagtgtagctctgtgagggttgtcctgagggatagtaaaacgtcctggcttgaccgagggagttcggggcaaggaggaggtgaaccttcctttgtacacaagagtgattgtaattcatcaatttgaagtagcttgtttgaagctcaagaggagttgggtagttaattggtttgcaattctttccttttacttattgttacatttatgatctttgcattgtttatctctttcacttggttgtTTCCGATCCTTACATTGTGCAACCAAATGTAACAATTTTTGAAAGGTACTTTGTACACACAAtgtacaacatatatccatcaattttacaaccaaccaagcatcaaaattttgaaataaaaagtGAACAACATGACCAGAATTTTCGGCCAGCGCACTAACCAAAATTTTCTaactttctcttcattttctaacCGTAATCCTTTCATTCATCACACAACCAACATTAACCAAGCAACATATCCTCAAGGCAGCTACCTACAAGCCTCCTCAAGACTGCTAGCCTAGAGATTAAAGCAAGGTAAATGGTTTCCTCATGTCCTCTAACCTAGtttcttgcttagggttgtaaACCCATGAAAATTAACCTTCattcttgaagaaaatggaaagactAGAAGAGTTAAAGGGTTACCTCTAACCCTAgatgaaaaatcagattttccaCCACAAATCCTCCAAGAAACTCCACAAGATGTTGTCTTTCTCCAAGCTAGAACTAATCTCCAAAGGTTTTGTGAGTTGGGTGAAGATTTTCaagtgaaatggaagcaaaattGGAGCAAGATGAAGAGAGCTTTCTTCCCTCCTTTTCTTTGAAGAGAGCTTTCTTccctccttttctttctttgggtCAGCCGAACaaggagtgagagagagagtgttttgaGTGATCAATCTTGCTttggaagcttgaagaaaaTGTGACCAAGAAGCTTTACAAAAGTCAGCTTTGAATAGTGTTCAAATAGTGAGGTGcactaccacttttctctcttgtttgtttcacttgtgcactaatcctccaattTAATTCCTTTAACATTGTAATTACTCACTCTTACGAGTCTAGTATAAATTTCTCAAATCGCTTACGAGTAATTCCTACCACTAATTCCTTACGAGTAATTTAGTCCCTTATCTATTATCACATATATTTTAGTTGCTTATCTTTATAGAAAAAAATGTCAATCTAGGACCtctaatgaaaaattgaaaagttctAACAGGGTTAATCACATGCACGGCATATGCAATattaaaagtaacttttggtCAATTATTTTCGCGGTCATGTctaattttgtcatttaaaTGTCATCACATATTATTTGGGACGTGCATGTGctatttatttttcctattcttttATTCAAATGTAAACTTGTACAAAACCTACTCCATTAGGGTTTTTCAATTCCCATTTAAAGTCCTACATTGACTTTATTTTGTGAAAATGAGAGTTTAAATTGCTGAAAGGACAAAATCGGACATGACCTTAAAAATAATGGATCAAAATGGTCATTTTTAATGCTTCACACACCGTGCATATCACTAATTCTAttagaaatttttaattttttatttgaggTTCTAGATTGGTTTTTCTATAAGGACAAGAGACTAAAATGATTGTGATAATAGATAAGGGactaaattgaccaaaatctcAAAGGTGAGGGAAAATGGCCATTTCCCTAAAAGTCTAAAACCTATGCCTTGTGTTAACCAATCATTCATAATGACATTATAGCTTAGAATAGAGTGATGAGAGGGAATGGGGAAAAGATATTAACAAAAGgtaaaagaagagagagaagaaataaaagataaaagtgagaaaaaaaattaacataGCAAAGTAAATTGTCAATATAATTCATTAGGGAACAAAGTGAAATTATAGTCATAGTTCTTAGGGTAAACCttaaattaatatattttgtATGGTCGATTTGAAATTTGGACATTATTTAACAGTTGAACATGACTTTGATTGATAAAGGGGAGCAAAGTGCCTAAAAGATAATTGTTACTGtgcaaattaatttttagaCTAAAAGTTAGAAGAGTTTACTGCAATTCGCCTTTTTCTTTTGTggtaaaatatattatttattacctTTTTcttaagtgttattatttcatGGTGTTTGGTACCTTGAACTTGAGAAGAAATATATTTTTACGTCATTACAAAAGTAAAGGCTTTCTTTGTTGAGTGAAAAGTTTTGAACTAAGGAGTGAAtgttctacttttttttttccatctttgGATCTAATGTGAGTAGATAAAATGGTAAAATCATGAtccacagtttttttttttataaacaaaATCCAAGTTTTATTCAACGTATGCAAGTGCATAAAAGAGGCTATGAAAGCCTTTACAAGACTCACTACTCCCTGTCCTAATAGAAAACACTTTCGTGCTCATGAAGAACGGAAGTAAGGGTAGTGAACCCTATCTAGACAAACAATTCCTTTGACTGGGTGCGACAGGTTGTGTGAGAGGCAGCGGGAGGAGGTTTGATTAGTACTGGTGAGGCGTGCGAGCACGTCCGCCACCGCGTTGACTTGTCGGAACCCGTGAAGAAAGTGAAAATGCCAAGCCCGGGCGATTGACTAGATCTGGCAGACAATATTATCAATGCGCCACGGGCATTTTACTTTCACCCGAATCACATCCAACAACACTTTGAAGTCCATTTCTATCCAAACCCAGGAACAACCGTGTGCCTGGCAGTTAAGAAGCCCTTCTAACAGTGCCCGTGCCTCCGCTTCTAAGCTTGTGCAATGTCCAAAGAAAGTAGAAAAAGCCGCTAGCACATGCCCTGAATGATCCCGAATGATACCTCTCCCACCGGAGAGCTCGGGGTTGCCCAGTGAGGACCCATCCATGTTTAGTTTCGTTAGTGGGAACGGGGGTGCTTCCCAAAAAAAGGTTTGTTTTGAACAGGGCCTTCGTGGGGCAGGGAAAGAAATCAAGCCCGTGGTCGGAAGACCGGCGTCTGAATTCTTGCTTGGCCGGGGCCAGGCACGCACGATGGCTTGCACATTCATCATGATGAGACGACGGAGCTGAGCAGCCAAGGTGACTATACCTTCAAAGAAGTGGAGGTTCCGATCTTTCCAGATTTCCCAACAAACAACGGCGGGCAGAACCTGTGAAAAGCAGCCTCTCGTGGACGACTCAGTGGAGTGAGACCATAGGCCTTGCAGACGAGCTAGAATTTCATCATTCCTAGACCGCGAAATATCTAGAAGCCGCTCAAAGAAAGACCAGAGTTCATCAGCAAGAGGGCACAAGGAGAATAAATGGTCCAGTGTCTCGCAGCTGGGGTAGAAGGGGCATTTTGAGTGCATGTTGAATCCTAAGCTTTGGAGAATATCAGGCAGGGGAATCGCATTGTTCAAAAGCCGCCACATGAATATTGAAATGCACAATGGGATTCGTAAGTTCCAAATATAGCGCCGTGATACCATTGGCGGTCTCCAGCGTCGGATAACGTTGTAGGCCGACTAGAGGGAGAAGTGACCGGTGGCTACAGGAGACCACACAAGCTCATCCTTCATGTCGGGGTGCAATGAGAGTTGCCGAATCTTTGCCTGCTGGGCAGGAGAGGTGTTCGGTTCGAGTGCTTTGAAATTCCAGCCCCCATTATCGAAGAAATTGGAGATGCAAGCTTGAGGGGAAGGGACTGCTGTCAAGAATGCTGCCAAAGGGCCATTGCCGAGCCAATTGTCGTACCAAAATGATGATGACCCATCCCGAACCAGTATATGGGAGTAACCTTCTACAACGTCGCGTGCATCAAGCATTTTTCGCTAAATCCATAAGTCCGCTTGCCGCAATATAGTTATGGAGGCGTGGTCAAATTGTTTGACGTACTTGGAATCCGAAAAATCGGACCAGAGGGTCACATGGGATCGAAATTTCCACCGAAGCTTGCAACTGAAG contains:
- the LOC140014590 gene encoding uncharacterized protein, with product MVSRRYIWNLRIPLCISIFMWRLLNNAIPLPDILQSLGFNMHSKCPFYPSCETLDHLFSLCPLADELWSFFERLLDISRSRNDEILARLQGLWSHSTESSTRGCFSQVLPAVVCWEIWKDRNLHFFEGIVTLAAQLRRLIMMNVQAIVRAWPRPSKNSDAGLPTTGLISFPAPRRPCSKQTFFWEAPPFPLTKLNMDGSSLGNPELSGGRGIIRDHSGHVLAAFSTFFGHCTSLEAEARALLEGLLNCQAHGCSWVWIEMDFKVLLDVIRVKVKCPWRIDNIVCQI